From the genome of Primulina huaijiensis isolate GDHJ02 chromosome 11, ASM1229523v2, whole genome shotgun sequence:
tcaatatCTAAAAGTCACTTTCAATTGAACCTAACAAAACCTACCCTATATATTGACAACATGACTCCTCAATAAAGAGATGCCAATACATATACGTATGCTTTCAAATTGATTGTTTGCAGAAACTAAGGTCAACAATGTCATGCTCTCGATCCTTACATTATATTTGCCAGTGTTCttttaccaaaattatatactatcatctttcaaaataatgaaaGCACGAGGCAGAAGGAATATATAGATCAGTATCACCATAATTATTATTCCACTtgtcaatataaaaaaatatatatatacacggcAATGATTTCATCAGATAATTAATGGagaaaccaaaaaaataaaattttgccaATAATTTGAAGgatgtttttataaataaatcatataaataacTGTTTTgtgattaaattatatatatatttattcgtCACAAAACATGCAATTTTATATCTATGattaattgtttttatatataaatggatatattaattaatcaaaatctaTTTGCAAAAGCAAAACTACAAATTTATAGATCAAAGCTATTATTTTGAAGTCATTTGAAAGTAGAAGAATCCGTGCTTGAATAATTGAGACAGCAACTACCACTTGGTATATTGTGTTTGTGCAATCCTTAGTTTTAGCCAACTACAgtatatgattaaaatacttattctactttttttgtttttaatttctttaattttattcaCTTATAATGAAGGTAAATGTATCTAAAGATACTTCTCGTCCCAAGTCTTCTCTAGCCTTAAAAGAAACATACATGTGGGAATGTGGCAATAACAACTGCAAAATGTTAGactaaaaattacattttttgatACAAATCAAACAGTTTACATTCCGTACATGACATTTTAGGTTTAATAAGAAAGACACGGAATCCTTAAAAGatgacatatatataatcggTACACACTGCAGTTAAGAAAAACAATATTGAAAATCACTTGACAGGGAGAATTGTGTTCCGAGATGATAAACTTTAGACTTCTCCCGACTCAAACGATAACCTTTTAGATAAGGTTGTAATATTTCTTAGAACCCTTAAAAGTCAAGTAAGAAGTACTACCTGGATCAAACTTGAAATTCAGTTGGAAGTTGATCTTCAGTGCTTCAGTTCAGGAAATCTTGTTTCTTGTTTAGATGAATAACCTAAATGATGTCCTAAATCTGAAACCTATAAAGCTTTGATCAATCATAGAGCTTCTTACACGAGTGATGTAACTGCCTCTGATTCTTAATTGTCACCAAGATAAATTAAGGGCTTTCCGAAAACCTGTTGTTTTCGAAGTCTTGAAGTATATACAACCCTGTTGAATACATAAGGCGAAATTTGGATTCGGACATGAGAATAAGTGTTTTATGTGATAATCTGGTCTCTAAGTAATCCAAGGACAATATTTTTTGTAAGATAGTACATACTAGAAATATGGTTGGATTTAAAACGTTGATTACCATTCAGGGATGAGGTTTATGTACTACAGTTGAAATATCTTGTCCGAAAATGCGTATTGAACGTCAGGAACTTgcggctgctgctgctggtgtTGTGGGTCCATAAAATGTGTGTAATAGTTGGGAACTTGTTGGTGTTGGTGATTGATGGTGGGAGAATTGAAGCCATGAGTGAAGCTTGGAAGTGTCATTGGTAGTGGCGGAGATAGTAGAGAAGGGGGCAACACAGCGATGGCGGCATTGCCACGGAGAGTGTCGGGGCTGTGGTGGTTGTGTTGGCCCTCATAGGTTGTGATCACCACCAAAGGATCCTCAAATGATCTCTCCACACGTTTCTTCACGCCGCACTTTTTGCTGGTGCATCTGTAGTAACTCCTGAAATGCAAAAGGCCGATTATGAATTCAGAGTTTATCAGTGAATTTGTGATAAGTAATACAAGAAAACCatgtttaataaattatttttaaaaaaaattctgcgAATACTTTACTGAAATGTTGGCATTTCGATTTGGTTCTTTCAGACACAGACCTTGGAAAGGGGCTATTTTTTACTGCTTTTTGTCCATATTTTCTCCATCTATATCCATCTTCAAGAATATCTATCTCGCTTTTAGTCATGAAGGCAACGCGTGCTTCTTTTGGCCTTTTCTCCTTCTTGTTTTTTGCTTTGCTGCTAAAATAATATCACAAGAAATTATTGATAGTGTTTTGCACCAGATAATAAATACCATGATCACCAATCAAAACCAAAAAATGTCGTGCTGGATAACGATGGTTACTTTGTCGATCATCATGTGTCATTGATAGAATTGACTCAAACCGAGAAAACAATGGAGGTgacaattttctttatttgtttcaaaaaaagTCGGAAAGAACACAGCTGGTGCAAATATACAAGTTATACACTTTCTATATTTCCTTATTTACAATCATTAAATTTGGAGTACCATTATTTTCAAAGCTCcttgaaatattgaatatgaCGAGTTAATACTTCCCCAAATGGAAAATGCAAACATATTTACGAATTCAAGATAGAAGTAAATACATCTTCTCTGGTTTCTTCATCTTTGAAATTTAGCTGATTAAATTCATCCAAGTAGGATAATTAAGTTCGTCTAATTTTGTACACGGAAGTACATAATAATGCATCAATTAAAGACAACTTTTCAAATGTCAAAATCTAAGTTCCTAAAAAGagaggaaaataaaataaaaaacccaCTTTTCCAAGTACTTAATGTTACTAAGTGAGCCATAATTCAACTTAACAAAAACGGGAAAAAAgttaaaacaaagaaagaaagaaataaaatgaaataaaccTACTCTTTTTTCGACTTCACATCCCCATCTTCACAAACTTTGGGACGCAGAACTTTCGTCTTGCTTCTTGAAGAACCTTCTTCTGCTCCAGCCTCTGAGGAAGAAACCGATACCGAAGAATTTGTCGACAAAGGATATTCGGCAGCAGAAACAACATTCTGATTGGACAAATAGTTATTCACAGAATTATAAACTGCATGATCAGATGACGAACAAGACAAGTCGAAAGCACTTGATACAGCGTTGTACTCTGTTGCATCATGCAAGCAGCCTGCGAAAGTCATTTGGAACGGATCGAATCGATTAGGGTTTTGCTCATACTTCGGCAGCTGGTTGTGCTCAAAAGGGTCGAAATCACTTTGATCAGAAACAAAAGGAAACGAAAACCCTTCAGAACCCATGTTTTGATAGCTGTCATGAAAAGGATATTTTTGCAGAGAATTCATGTTATTTTCATGAGACATGGATGGATCAGAGAAAACAGCTTGTTGATCCAGATGTGAATGGAGAGAAGAGAAGGTTTGATGGAGCATCAATTATTGTTCTTGGAAGGGTTGCAGAAAAGACGTTTGTTTGATTTCATTGTGTGCTATAGAGATAACTTTGGTTTAACCTTTTTGGCTTACCCTTTTTTCCTCTCTTCTCTCCTTTTTGTAGCGATGGAATAACAACAAGAAACACGCTCATTCTTTTCGgagtaaaaaattataaattatatttctctaAAATATGATTCttggattttatttatttttcttggtgCAGATTAAGAGATGGTGAAAAGTGACGTTGATTgctatatatgtttattattaattaGTACTATTGCATTAAAGAGGGAGTTCCATGTTTGAAGGTTGAAAGTTTCTTCAAGTTAATTTGATTACCGGCCAAAAGGTTAAAAAAATCGACTCAAAATCAGCGATCGAGtatacatataattaattacgtTTATTTactttactttttaaaaatgttaacatTTTGCCTGGCCTCCTCATGTAGAAATCACAATCggctcaaatttaatttcatcttTTATAAAATTGGACAAAAATGATATACAAGCAGAAAATGTTTTAGACTTTGATCTTTAAATTCATGCCAAACAATGTTATCAAGAATTTACAGAGCGAGACTAATTTTTTGTTGCGTGCTTAATTCCTTCCGTAAGTCAAAGTTATAACAAGTCACTTGAATTTTCTTAACCAATTGGTGCAAAAGAAATCTTTTTCATGGTCAAAATTTAAACCTACTCATGCAAACCACGACAAAACTTATTAAATTGATGgatacaattaaaaaaaacataaattttgttaatctaaaattttaagttataattAAGTCATTGTTCTTATAAAAATTTAGGACTTGGTTTCTAAATTAGCATAATTGGTTTGTATATATGttagagtgtgtgtgtgtgtattagtTAACTTTATAATATCTATGTTTTCAAATTGACTTTCTAAATAATTTTGGTATCGaaattcaaaatcaagtaaTATGAAATGATTATGTATGTCTGATGTGTAACGTAACGTTCATTATATGAACTTTTGAATGAGAAACAATGTGTGCC
Proteins encoded in this window:
- the LOC140987352 gene encoding WRKY transcription factor 71-like isoform X1 gives rise to the protein MLHQTFSSLHSHLDQQAVFSDPSMSHENNMNSLQKYPFHDSYQNMGSEGFSFPFVSDQSDFDPFEHNQLPKYEQNPNRFDPFQMTFAGCLHDATEYNAVSSAFDLSCSSSDHAVYNSVNNYLSNQNVVSAAEYPLSTNSSVSVSSSEAGAEEGSSRSKTKVLRPKVCEDGDVKSKKDSKAKNKKEKRPKEARVAFMTKSEIDILEDGYRWRKYGQKAVKNSPFPRSYYRCTSKKCGVKKRVERSFEDPLVVITTYEGQHNHHSPDTLRGNAAIAVLPPSLLSPPLPMTLPSFTHGFNSPTINHQHQQVPNYYTHFMDPQHQQQQPQVPDVQYAFSDKIFQL
- the LOC140987352 gene encoding WRKY transcription factor 71-like isoform X2, coding for MLHQTFSSLHSHLDQQAVFSDPSMSHENNMNSLQKYPFHDSYQNMGSEGFSFPFVSDQSDFDPFEHNQLPKYEQNPNRFDPFQMTFAGCLHDATEYNAVSSAFDLSCSSSDHAVYNSVNNYLSNQNVVSAAEYPLSTNSSVSVSSSEAGAEEGSSRSKTKVLRPKVCEDGDVKSKKDKAKNKKEKRPKEARVAFMTKSEIDILEDGYRWRKYGQKAVKNSPFPRSYYRCTSKKCGVKKRVERSFEDPLVVITTYEGQHNHHSPDTLRGNAAIAVLPPSLLSPPLPMTLPSFTHGFNSPTINHQHQQVPNYYTHFMDPQHQQQQPQVPDVQYAFSDKIFQL